The Amycolatopsis sp. DG1A-15b genome window below encodes:
- a CDS encoding ATP-binding domain-containing protein has product MLLSVSSDDFSAELAREQAYVTTLYSKLDAERLEAQRRLDETLRQTGGTPQARTERDVATTLYTDRLAQLGSVEQGLAFGRLDFVPGSAEETTYIGRLGLFDEDDDYQPLLVDWRAPVARPFYLATAASPEGVRRRRHLRSLSRKVTGFDDEILDLTAADQGQDLGLAGEAALLAALEQRRTGEMSDIVATIQAEQDRIIRAPLGGVMVVQGGPGTGKTAVALHRAAYLLYTHRQQLTTRGVLVVGPNSTFLRYIGQVLPSLGETGVLLATVGQLYPGLTADGVEPREATEVKGRLVMAEVLANAVRDRQRVPEPVMEIEYEHDVLKLDRKTCTDARTRARRSRRPHNPARRLFVSDVLDALTRQAARKLGEDLLDGQDLADIRAELAADENVAAALDSLWPVLSPEGVLDDLFADRERLSRAAGKLLTEEDRALLESGRDAKWTPADVPLLDELAELIGVDDTEARVERKRREREDRAYAEGVLDILEQDEEIIDEELLRVSDVLDAELFAERQQARSELTAAQRAAQDRTWTFGHVIVDEAQELSAMDWRLLMRRTPNRSMTLVGDVAQTGAAGGARSWGEVLSPYVEDRWRLEQLTVNYRTPAEIMAVAARVLAEVDPSLSAPSSVRETGLPPWTVRAGDLPAELPGLVARELSEVDGGTVAVLVPAARFDAVSALLAGHDERLSVLTVERSKGLEFDSVVLVAPDEVVAGSPRGLNDLYVALTRATRRLGVVATGDEVPALSVLG; this is encoded by the coding sequence ATGCTCTTGTCCGTCTCCTCGGACGACTTCTCCGCCGAGCTCGCCCGCGAGCAGGCGTACGTCACCACCCTCTACTCGAAGCTCGACGCCGAGCGCCTCGAAGCCCAGCGACGCCTCGACGAGACGCTGCGGCAGACCGGCGGCACCCCGCAGGCGCGCACCGAACGCGACGTCGCCACCACCCTCTACACCGACCGGCTCGCCCAGCTCGGCTCCGTCGAGCAGGGCCTCGCCTTCGGCCGGCTCGACTTCGTCCCCGGGAGCGCCGAGGAAACCACCTACATCGGCCGGCTCGGGCTGTTCGACGAAGACGACGACTACCAGCCGCTGCTGGTCGACTGGCGGGCGCCGGTCGCGCGGCCGTTCTACCTGGCCACCGCGGCGTCCCCCGAAGGGGTGCGGCGGCGACGGCACCTGCGGTCGCTGAGCCGCAAGGTCACCGGGTTCGACGACGAGATCCTCGACCTCACCGCCGCCGACCAGGGCCAGGACCTCGGCCTGGCCGGCGAAGCCGCACTGCTGGCCGCGCTGGAGCAGCGGCGCACCGGCGAGATGAGCGACATCGTCGCGACCATCCAGGCCGAGCAGGACCGCATCATCCGGGCCCCGCTCGGCGGCGTGATGGTCGTGCAGGGCGGCCCGGGCACCGGCAAGACCGCCGTCGCGCTGCACCGCGCGGCCTACCTGCTCTACACGCACCGCCAGCAGCTCACCACCCGCGGCGTGCTCGTCGTCGGCCCGAACAGCACGTTCCTGCGCTACATCGGCCAGGTGCTGCCGTCGCTCGGCGAGACCGGCGTGCTGCTCGCCACCGTCGGCCAGCTCTACCCCGGCCTGACCGCCGACGGCGTCGAGCCGCGCGAAGCGACCGAGGTCAAGGGCCGGCTGGTGATGGCCGAGGTGCTGGCCAACGCCGTCCGCGACCGCCAGCGCGTGCCCGAGCCGGTCATGGAGATCGAGTACGAGCACGACGTCCTCAAGCTCGACCGCAAGACGTGCACCGACGCCCGCACCCGGGCCCGCCGGTCGCGGCGCCCGCACAACCCGGCGCGGCGCCTGTTCGTCTCCGACGTCCTCGACGCGCTGACCCGCCAGGCCGCCCGCAAGCTGGGGGAGGACCTCCTCGACGGGCAGGACCTGGCCGACATCCGCGCCGAGCTGGCCGCGGACGAAAACGTCGCCGCGGCGTTGGATTCGCTGTGGCCGGTGCTGAGCCCGGAAGGCGTCCTCGACGACCTGTTCGCCGACCGCGAACGCCTCTCCCGGGCGGCCGGGAAGCTGCTCACGGAGGAGGACCGCGCGCTGCTGGAGAGCGGCCGCGACGCGAAGTGGACGCCCGCCGACGTGCCGCTGCTCGACGAGCTCGCCGAGCTGATCGGCGTCGACGACACCGAGGCCCGCGTCGAGCGCAAACGCCGTGAGCGCGAGGATCGCGCCTACGCCGAGGGCGTGCTCGACATCCTGGAGCAGGACGAAGAGATCATCGACGAGGAGCTGCTGCGCGTCTCCGACGTCCTCGACGCCGAGCTGTTCGCCGAACGCCAGCAGGCGCGCAGCGAGCTGACCGCCGCCCAGCGGGCCGCGCAGGACCGGACCTGGACGTTCGGGCACGTGATCGTCGACGAGGCCCAGGAGCTCTCGGCGATGGACTGGCGGCTGCTGATGCGGCGCACGCCGAACCGGTCGATGACCCTGGTCGGCGACGTGGCCCAGACCGGCGCGGCGGGCGGGGCGCGGTCGTGGGGCGAGGTGCTCTCGCCCTACGTCGAGGACCGCTGGCGGCTGGAGCAGCTGACCGTGAACTACCGCACGCCCGCCGAAATCATGGCCGTCGCCGCGCGGGTGCTCGCCGAGGTGGATCCCTCCCTCTCGGCGCCGTCTTCGGTGCGGGAGACCGGGCTCCCGCCGTGGACGGTGCGTGCCGGGGACCTTCCGGCGGAGCTGCCCGGGCTGGTCGCGCGCGAGCTGTCCGAAGTGGACGGCGGCACGGTGGCGGTCCTGGTGCCCGCGGCCCGCTTCGACGCGGTGTCGGCGCTGCTCGCCGGCCACGACGAGCGGCTGAGCGTCCTGACGGTCGAGCGGTCGAAGGGCCTGGAGTTCGACTCGGTGGTGCTGGTCGCGCCGGACGAGGTCGTCGCGGGCTCGCCGAGGGGCCTCAACGACCTGTACGTGGCCCTGACGCGGGCGACCCGGCGGCTCGGCGTGGTCGCCACCGGTGACGAGGTGCCGGCACTCTCCGTGCTTGGTTAG
- a CDS encoding FKBP-type peptidyl-prolyl cis-trans isomerase translates to MQNIGKIVVVAVAALSLAACGQDSKTQTAAPPSSAAPSSTAAPATQSKGRECTADDIKTTGKFGEKPEITIPDDCDPPKKLITKDLSEGTGDGAKAGQKLLMNYHLVTWSDKQVLDSSFGQRPFDLVLGAGKVIPGWDQGLVGIKQGGRRLLIIPPDLAYGEGGNGMKPNETLVFVTDAVSVAAA, encoded by the coding sequence ATGCAGAACATCGGGAAGATCGTGGTCGTCGCCGTGGCGGCGCTGTCGCTGGCCGCGTGCGGCCAGGACTCCAAGACCCAGACGGCGGCGCCGCCCTCGTCGGCCGCCCCGTCGTCGACCGCCGCGCCGGCCACCCAGAGCAAGGGCCGCGAGTGCACCGCGGACGACATCAAGACGACGGGGAAGTTCGGCGAGAAGCCCGAAATCACCATCCCGGACGACTGCGACCCGCCGAAGAAGCTGATCACCAAGGACCTGTCCGAGGGCACCGGCGACGGCGCGAAGGCCGGCCAGAAGCTCCTGATGAACTACCACCTGGTGACCTGGTCGGACAAGCAGGTGCTCGACAGCTCGTTCGGCCAGCGGCCGTTCGACCTCGTCCTCGGCGCCGGCAAGGTCATCCCGGGCTGGGACCAGGGCCTGGTGGGCATCAAGCAGGGCGGCCGCCGGCTGCTGATCATCCCGCCGGACCTGGCCTACGGCGAGGGCGGCAACGGCATGAAGCCGAACGAGACGCTGGTGTTCGTCACCGACGCCGTCTCGGTCGCCGCGGCCTGA
- a CDS encoding quinone oxidoreductase translates to MPTAVQVTKTGGPEVLEPAEVDVRAPQAGELLVDVAAAGVNYIDTYQRQGVYPMELPVVLGLEGAGTVVEAGADTGFAPGDRVAWQGSIGSYAARKLVPASVAVKVPEGVSLETAAATMLQGITAHYLVASTFEVKPGHDVLVHAAAGGVGLLLVQLAKARGARVIGTVSTEEKAKLAREAGADEVIRYDRDDFAAITRELTGGEGVDVVYDGVGKDTVDGSLASLKVRGLLALFGASSGPVPPLDPQRLNSGGSLYLTRPTSAHYTRTREEIDWRSKELFDAILAGRLNIRIGGKYALADARQAHEDLQGRRTTGKLLLIP, encoded by the coding sequence ATGCCCACCGCAGTGCAGGTGACGAAGACCGGCGGCCCGGAAGTGCTCGAACCGGCCGAAGTGGACGTCCGCGCCCCGCAGGCCGGCGAGCTCCTGGTCGACGTCGCCGCGGCCGGGGTCAACTACATCGACACCTACCAGCGCCAGGGCGTCTACCCGATGGAGCTGCCGGTCGTGCTCGGCCTCGAGGGCGCCGGCACGGTCGTGGAGGCGGGTGCCGACACCGGCTTCGCACCCGGCGACCGCGTCGCCTGGCAGGGGTCGATCGGCAGCTACGCGGCCCGCAAGCTCGTCCCGGCGTCGGTCGCGGTGAAGGTTCCCGAAGGCGTCTCGCTCGAGACCGCGGCCGCGACCATGCTGCAGGGCATCACCGCGCACTACCTGGTCGCCTCCACCTTCGAGGTCAAGCCGGGCCACGACGTGCTCGTGCACGCGGCCGCGGGCGGTGTCGGCCTGCTCCTGGTGCAGCTGGCGAAGGCGCGCGGCGCCCGCGTCATCGGCACGGTGTCGACCGAGGAGAAGGCGAAGCTCGCCCGCGAAGCCGGCGCCGACGAGGTCATCCGCTACGACCGCGACGACTTCGCCGCGATCACCCGGGAGCTGACCGGCGGCGAAGGCGTCGACGTCGTCTACGACGGCGTCGGCAAGGACACCGTCGACGGCAGCCTGGCCAGCCTGAAGGTCCGCGGCCTGCTCGCGCTGTTCGGCGCCTCCAGCGGCCCGGTGCCGCCCCTGGACCCGCAGCGCCTCAACTCCGGCGGCTCGCTGTACCTGACCCGCCCCACGTCCGCGCACTACACGCGCACGCGCGAGGAGATCGACTGGCGGTCGAAGGAGCTGTTCGACGCCATCCTCGCCGGCCGGCTGAACATCCGCATCGGCGGCAAGTACGCACTGGCCGACGCCCGCCAGGCCCACGAGGACCTGCAGGGCCGCCGCACCACCGGCAAGCTCCTGCTCATCCCCTGA
- a CDS encoding acyl-CoA desaturase: protein MTSRTAPKPLISHRRGTGEMIVLKTFLLVPFAALLIAVPLVWGWGMSWIDLILAAAFYTFATLGVTVGFHRYFTHGAFKASRPLRVVLAIAGSMAVQGSVIFWVASHRRHHAFADREGDPHSPWLFGTSPSALLRGFWHAHMGWMFGREVTNADRFAPDLVADADVRWVNRYFWLWITLSLALPAVLGGLISWSWWGVVTAFFWAGLVRIAFLHHVTWSVNSVCHLIGERPFASRDKAANFWPLALLSMGESWHNSHHADPTCARHGVLRGQVDVSARVIWAFERFGWATDVRWPRADRLAAKRAQASS from the coding sequence ATGACGTCGCGCACTGCGCCCAAGCCGCTCATCTCCCACCGCCGCGGCACCGGCGAGATGATCGTGCTCAAGACCTTCCTGCTGGTGCCGTTCGCGGCCCTGCTCATCGCGGTCCCGCTGGTCTGGGGCTGGGGCATGAGCTGGATCGACCTGATCCTCGCGGCGGCGTTCTACACGTTCGCGACGCTCGGGGTGACGGTCGGCTTCCACCGGTACTTCACCCACGGCGCGTTCAAGGCGTCGCGGCCCCTGCGGGTGGTCCTGGCCATCGCGGGCAGCATGGCGGTGCAGGGCTCGGTGATCTTCTGGGTGGCCAGCCACCGCCGCCACCACGCGTTCGCCGACCGCGAGGGCGACCCGCACTCGCCGTGGCTGTTCGGCACCTCCCCATCAGCCCTCCTGCGCGGCTTCTGGCACGCGCACATGGGCTGGATGTTCGGCCGCGAGGTGACCAACGCGGACCGCTTCGCCCCGGACCTGGTGGCGGACGCGGACGTCCGCTGGGTGAACCGCTACTTCTGGTTGTGGATCACGCTGAGCCTGGCCCTCCCGGCGGTGCTCGGTGGCCTGATCTCATGGTCCTGGTGGGGCGTCGTGACGGCGTTCTTCTGGGCGGGCCTGGTGCGCATCGCGTTCCTGCACCATGTCACGTGGTCGGTGAATTCGGTCTGCCACTTGATCGGCGAGCGGCCGTTCGCGAGCCGGGACAAGGCGGCGAACTTCTGGCCGCTGGCGTTGCTGTCGATGGGCGAGTCGTGGCACAACTCCCACCACGCTGATCCGACTTGTGCGCGGCACGGGGTGTTGCGGGGGCAGGTGGATGTTTCGGCGCGGGTGATCTGGGCGTTCGAGCGGTTCGGGTGGGCGACCGATGTGCGGTGGCCGCGAGCCGATCGGCTGGCCGCTAAGCGGGCCCAGGCCAGCTCGTAG